A genomic region of Oryza glaberrima chromosome 1, OglaRS2, whole genome shotgun sequence contains the following coding sequences:
- the LOC127783435 gene encoding casein kinase 1-like protein 2 isoform X1 has translation MEPRVGNKFRLGRKIGSGSFGEIYLGTNIQTNEEVAIKLENVKTKHPQLLYESKIYRILQGGTGIPNVRWFGVEGDYNVLVMDLLGPSLEDLFNFCSRKLSLKTVLMLADQMINRVEFVHSKSFLHRDIKPDNFLMGLGRRANQVYIIDFGLAKKYRDTSTHQHIPYRENKNLTGTARYASVNTHLGIEQSRRDDLESLGYVLMYFLRGSLPWQGLKAGTKKQKYEKISEKKVATSIEVLYLSHMYCKPVLPFNSVGSNVLLFQALCRGYPTEFASYFHYCRSLRFDDKPDYSYLKRLFRDLFIREGFQFDYVFDWTILKYQQSQIASAPPRAVGHGAGPSGLAPPALQNDRQSGVDEGRTSGWSSMDRRRAPPPIASVGTLAKQKAPVGNDASFSKEPMISASNFLGRSSGSSRRPAVSSSRDVMPTDTSEPSRTRATDASPGAFRRTSGPQKSSPVNSAEPKHSSSARHSSNVKNYESALKGIEGLNFDGDERVQY, from the exons ATGGAGCCACGGGTTGGGAACAAGTTCCGGCTCGGTCGCAAGATCGGGAGCGGCTCCTTCGGGGAGATCTATCTCG GAACTAATATCCAGACGAACGAGGAGGTCGCGATTAAGCTG GAAAACGTGAAGACAAAGCATCCCCAGTTGCTCTACGAGTCTAAGATTTACAGGATTTTGCAAGGAGGAA CCGGAATTCCAAATGTCAGATGGTTTGGTGTAGAAGGAGACTACAATGTCTTGGTTATGGATTTGCTGGGTCCAAGCCTTGAGGACCTATTTAATTTTTGCAGCAGAAAATTATCTCTTAAGACTGTACTTATGCTCGCTGATCAGATG ATAAACCGAGTGGAATTTGTCCATTCCAAATCTTTTCTCCATCGAGACATTAAGCCAGACAATTTTCTTATGGGTCTTGGTAGGCGAGCTAATCAG GTCTACATAATAGACTTCGGTCTCGCTAAAAAGTACAGGGATACCTCCACTCATCAGCACATCCCATATAG GGAGAACAAAAACTTGACTGGGACAGCAAGATATGCAAGTGTGAACACCCATCTCGGAATTG AACAAAGCCGAAGAGATGACTTGGAATCTCTTGGATATGTACTTATGTACTTTTTAAGGGGGAG TCTTCCTTGGCAGGGTCTGAAAGCAGGAACAAAGAAACAAAAGTATGAGAAAATCAGTGAGAAAAAAGTTGCGACATCAATTGAGGTACTATATTTGTCACATATGTACTGTAAGCCAGTGCTTCCTTTCAATTCTGTTGGCTCTAATGTTCTTCTATTTCAGGCTCTATGCCGAGGCTATCCTACTGAGTTTGCATCATATTTCCACTATTGCCGCTCACTGCGGTTTGATGACAAGCCTGATTATTCCTACCTTAAGCGACTTTTCCGTGACCTTTTTATCCGGGAAG GTTTTCAGTTTGACTATGTGTTTGACTGGACAATACTGAAGTACCAGCAATCTCAAATTGCTAGTGCTCCACCCCGTGCAGTG GGCCATGGTGCAGGACCTTCTGGGTTAGCACCACCAGCATTGCAAAATGACAGGCAGTCAG GTGTTGATGAAGGAAGGACTAGTGGTTGGTCATCAATGGATCGGCGCCGTGCCCCACCCCCTATTGCAAGTGTTGGGACTTTGGCTAAACAGAAGGCACCTGTGGGAAATGATGCTTCTTTTTCTAAAGAGCCCATG ATATCTGCCTCGAATTTTTTGGGACGATCTAGTGGATCTTCAAGGAGGCCTGCTGTTTCAAGTAGCCGAGATGTGATGCCTACTGATACTTCTGAACCATCTCGAACTCGTGCCACTGATGCAAGCCCTGGGGCATTTCGGAGAACCTCTGGTCCCCAGAAAAGCTCACCAGTCAATTCGGCAGAACCAAAGCATTCATCTTCTGCCCGACACTCATCTAACGTTAAGAATTACGAGTCTGCCCTCAAAGGTATTGAAGGTCTTAATTTTGACGGGGATGAGAGGGTTCAGTACTAG
- the LOC127766683 gene encoding single myb histone 4-like isoform X2 has translation MGAPKQKWTSEEEEALRRGVLKHGPGKWRTIQKDPEFSPVLSSRSNIDLKDKWRNLSFSASGLGSRDKLKVPRIKGPSSSTSPSSQTPLLVLPPNKVAEASPSADPEKSSQDVKIPNSMVIEALCEIGDPNGSDVDAICHYIEQRHEVQANFRRLLTAKLRRLIAAKKIEKIDRSYRITESYAAKVSQANKSPSPKKDPAKPLKASQNLGSFAGTSPALEAAAAAAMKVADAEAKSHLANEHMTEAERIFKLAEETESLVTLATEIYERCSRGEILTIMQVAQSNFEFQSVSGNGSGTGSTVLA, from the exons ATGGGCGCCCCGAAGCAGAAGTGGAcctcggaggaggaggaggcgctgcGGCGCGGCGTGCTCAAGCATGGCCCCGGCAAGTGGCGCACCATCCAGAAGGATCCGGAGTTCAGCCCCGTCCTCTCCTCCCGCTCGAACATCGACCTCAAG GACAAATGGAGGAATTTGAGTTTTAGTGCAAGTGGACTGGGTTCAAGGGATAAATTAAAGGTTCCAAGGATAAAAGGGCCTTCATCTTCCACATCTCCAAGCTCTCAGACTCCGCTTCTTGTCCTACCCCCAAATAAAGTTGCTGAGGCTTCACCATCCGCAGATCCTGAGAAAAGCTCTCAGGATGTGAAGATTCCAAA TTCCATGGTAATAGAAGCTCTTTGTGAAATTGGGGATCCAAATGGTTCGGATGTTGATGCAATTTGCCACTACATAGAG CAAAGGCACGAGGTGCAAGCGAATTTTAGAAGATTGCTTACTGCAAAATTAAGGAGGCTTATAGCAGCGAAAAAGATTGAAAAG ATTGACAGGTCCTATAGGATCACAGAATCTTATGCAGCCAAAGTTTCGCAAGCAAATAAGTCTCCAAGTCCAAAGAAGGATCCAGCCAAGCCACTGAAGGCATCGCAGAATTTAGGTTCATTTGCTGGTACGAGTCCTGCCCTagaagcagctgcagctgcagctatGAAAGTGGCTGATGCGGAGGCCAAATCACACCTTGCGAATGAGCACATGACGGAGGCTGAAAGGATCTTCAAGCTTGCTGAGGAGACCGAGTCTCTCGTTACACTCGCAACAGAGATCTATGAAcgat GTTCAAGAGGAGAGATATTAACAATAATGCAAGTGGCGCAAAGCAATTTTGAATTCCAATCTGTTAGCGGCAACGGCAGCGGCACTGGTTCTACTGTACTTGCATAG
- the LOC127783435 gene encoding casein kinase 1-like protein 2 isoform X2, whose translation MEPRVGNKFRLGRKIGSGSFGEIYLGTNIQTNEEVAIKLENVKTKHPQLLYESKIYRILQGGTGIPNVRWFGVEGDYNVLVMDLLGPSLEDLFNFCSRKLSLKTVLMLADQMINRVEFVHSKSFLHRDIKPDNFLMGLGRRANQVYIIDFGLAKKYRDTSTHQHIPYRENKNLTGTARYASVNTHLGIEQSRRDDLESLGYVLMYFLRGSLPWQGLKAGTKKQKYEKISEKKVATSIEALCRGYPTEFASYFHYCRSLRFDDKPDYSYLKRLFRDLFIREGFQFDYVFDWTILKYQQSQIASAPPRAVGHGAGPSGLAPPALQNDRQSGVDEGRTSGWSSMDRRRAPPPIASVGTLAKQKAPVGNDASFSKEPMISASNFLGRSSGSSRRPAVSSSRDVMPTDTSEPSRTRATDASPGAFRRTSGPQKSSPVNSAEPKHSSSARHSSNVKNYESALKGIEGLNFDGDERVQY comes from the exons ATGGAGCCACGGGTTGGGAACAAGTTCCGGCTCGGTCGCAAGATCGGGAGCGGCTCCTTCGGGGAGATCTATCTCG GAACTAATATCCAGACGAACGAGGAGGTCGCGATTAAGCTG GAAAACGTGAAGACAAAGCATCCCCAGTTGCTCTACGAGTCTAAGATTTACAGGATTTTGCAAGGAGGAA CCGGAATTCCAAATGTCAGATGGTTTGGTGTAGAAGGAGACTACAATGTCTTGGTTATGGATTTGCTGGGTCCAAGCCTTGAGGACCTATTTAATTTTTGCAGCAGAAAATTATCTCTTAAGACTGTACTTATGCTCGCTGATCAGATG ATAAACCGAGTGGAATTTGTCCATTCCAAATCTTTTCTCCATCGAGACATTAAGCCAGACAATTTTCTTATGGGTCTTGGTAGGCGAGCTAATCAG GTCTACATAATAGACTTCGGTCTCGCTAAAAAGTACAGGGATACCTCCACTCATCAGCACATCCCATATAG GGAGAACAAAAACTTGACTGGGACAGCAAGATATGCAAGTGTGAACACCCATCTCGGAATTG AACAAAGCCGAAGAGATGACTTGGAATCTCTTGGATATGTACTTATGTACTTTTTAAGGGGGAG TCTTCCTTGGCAGGGTCTGAAAGCAGGAACAAAGAAACAAAAGTATGAGAAAATCAGTGAGAAAAAAGTTGCGACATCAATTGAG GCTCTATGCCGAGGCTATCCTACTGAGTTTGCATCATATTTCCACTATTGCCGCTCACTGCGGTTTGATGACAAGCCTGATTATTCCTACCTTAAGCGACTTTTCCGTGACCTTTTTATCCGGGAAG GTTTTCAGTTTGACTATGTGTTTGACTGGACAATACTGAAGTACCAGCAATCTCAAATTGCTAGTGCTCCACCCCGTGCAGTG GGCCATGGTGCAGGACCTTCTGGGTTAGCACCACCAGCATTGCAAAATGACAGGCAGTCAG GTGTTGATGAAGGAAGGACTAGTGGTTGGTCATCAATGGATCGGCGCCGTGCCCCACCCCCTATTGCAAGTGTTGGGACTTTGGCTAAACAGAAGGCACCTGTGGGAAATGATGCTTCTTTTTCTAAAGAGCCCATG ATATCTGCCTCGAATTTTTTGGGACGATCTAGTGGATCTTCAAGGAGGCCTGCTGTTTCAAGTAGCCGAGATGTGATGCCTACTGATACTTCTGAACCATCTCGAACTCGTGCCACTGATGCAAGCCCTGGGGCATTTCGGAGAACCTCTGGTCCCCAGAAAAGCTCACCAGTCAATTCGGCAGAACCAAAGCATTCATCTTCTGCCCGACACTCATCTAACGTTAAGAATTACGAGTCTGCCCTCAAAGGTATTGAAGGTCTTAATTTTGACGGGGATGAGAGGGTTCAGTACTAG
- the LOC127783501 gene encoding uncharacterized protein LOC127783501 yields MIGVGKAKQYANVLDKPLSRGRQEVSLSAFAFLFSELVQYNQTQVDNIAELERRLEDAGYAVGARVLELLCHREKGNRRETRLLGILSFIHSTVWKVLFGKVADSLEKGTEHEDEYMISEKELLVNRFISVPKDMGAFNCGAFVAGIVRGVLENAGFPAVVTAHFVPIEGQQRPRTTILIKFAEEVLQREARFG; encoded by the exons ATGATCGGCGTCGGGAAGGCGAAGCAGTACGCCAACGTGCTCGACAAGCCCCTCAGCCGCGGCAGGCAGGAG GTCAGTTTGAGTGCATTTGCGTTCCTGTTCTCAGAGTTGGTTCAATACAACCAGACACAGGTTGATAACATTGCTGAGCTGGAAAGAAG GCTGGAAGATGCTGGTTATGCTGTTGGTGCAAGAGTTCTTGAACTACTCTGTCACAGAGAGAAG GGGAATAGGCGAGAGACTCGACTGCTAGGTATATTATCGTTCATTCACAGCACTGTATGGAAAGTTTTGTTTGGGAAG GTGGCTGACTCACTTGAGAAAGGAACAGAACATGAGGATGAATACATGATTAGTGAAAAGGAGCTTCTTGTTAACCG GTTCATTTCGGTGCCCAAGGACATGGGAGCATTCAATTGTGGAGCTTTTGTTGCAGGAATCGTAAGG GGTGTACTGGAAAATGCTGGCTTTCCTGCGGTAGTTACTGCACACTTTGTGCCAATTGAGGGCCAACAAAGGCCAAGGACAACAATCTTGATAAAATTTGCTGAAGAG GTTTTACAGCGAGAAGCTAGATTTGGCTAA
- the LOC127766683 gene encoding single myb histone 4-like isoform X1 translates to MGAPKQKWTSEEEEALRRGVLKHGPGKWRTIQKDPEFSPVLSSRSNIDLKDKWRNLSFSASGLGSRDKLKVPRIKGPSSSTSPSSQTPLLVLPPNKVAEASPSADPEKSSQDVKIPKYSSMVIEALCEIGDPNGSDVDAICHYIEQRHEVQANFRRLLTAKLRRLIAAKKIEKIDRSYRITESYAAKVSQANKSPSPKKDPAKPLKASQNLGSFAGTSPALEAAAAAAMKVADAEAKSHLANEHMTEAERIFKLAEETESLVTLATEIYERCSRGEILTIMQVAQSNFEFQSVSGNGSGTGSTVLA, encoded by the exons ATGGGCGCCCCGAAGCAGAAGTGGAcctcggaggaggaggaggcgctgcGGCGCGGCGTGCTCAAGCATGGCCCCGGCAAGTGGCGCACCATCCAGAAGGATCCGGAGTTCAGCCCCGTCCTCTCCTCCCGCTCGAACATCGACCTCAAG GACAAATGGAGGAATTTGAGTTTTAGTGCAAGTGGACTGGGTTCAAGGGATAAATTAAAGGTTCCAAGGATAAAAGGGCCTTCATCTTCCACATCTCCAAGCTCTCAGACTCCGCTTCTTGTCCTACCCCCAAATAAAGTTGCTGAGGCTTCACCATCCGCAGATCCTGAGAAAAGCTCTCAGGATGTGAAGATTCCAAA GTACAGTTCCATGGTAATAGAAGCTCTTTGTGAAATTGGGGATCCAAATGGTTCGGATGTTGATGCAATTTGCCACTACATAGAG CAAAGGCACGAGGTGCAAGCGAATTTTAGAAGATTGCTTACTGCAAAATTAAGGAGGCTTATAGCAGCGAAAAAGATTGAAAAG ATTGACAGGTCCTATAGGATCACAGAATCTTATGCAGCCAAAGTTTCGCAAGCAAATAAGTCTCCAAGTCCAAAGAAGGATCCAGCCAAGCCACTGAAGGCATCGCAGAATTTAGGTTCATTTGCTGGTACGAGTCCTGCCCTagaagcagctgcagctgcagctatGAAAGTGGCTGATGCGGAGGCCAAATCACACCTTGCGAATGAGCACATGACGGAGGCTGAAAGGATCTTCAAGCTTGCTGAGGAGACCGAGTCTCTCGTTACACTCGCAACAGAGATCTATGAAcgat GTTCAAGAGGAGAGATATTAACAATAATGCAAGTGGCGCAAAGCAATTTTGAATTCCAATCTGTTAGCGGCAACGGCAGCGGCACTGGTTCTACTGTACTTGCATAG
- the LOC127766511 gene encoding glycylpeptide N-tetradecanoyltransferase 1, whose protein sequence is MAAPNNNDAAAGASASATTSEPAPEDTSIEALARRVQEHMTLASNPTARRHKFWETQPVGQFRDAADSSLPDGAIEPPTPLSEVRADPYPLPAAFEWYTCDLDDDALLTDLYALLAHNYVEDDENMFRFNYSPAFLRWALRPPSFFRAWHIGVRARESKKLVAFISGVPARIRARDDVVRMAEINFLCVHKKLRSKRLAPVLIREVTRRVHQENIWQAAYTAGVVLPTPITTCRYWHRSLNPKKLIDVGFSRLGPRMTMSRTVRLYKLPEAPLTPGFRQMELRDVAAVTRLLRAYLAKFVVAPDFDEMDVEHWLLPREDVVDSYLVESPETHEVTDFCSFYTLPSSVLNNANYATLKAAYSYYNVSTKTPLQQLMNDALIVAKQKNYDVFNALDVMENESFLKELKFGPGDGQLHYYLYNYRIRNGIKPSELGLVLL, encoded by the coding sequence ATGGCCGCCCCCAACAacaacgacgccgccgccggcgccagcgccagcgccaccaCCAGCGAGCCCGCGCCGGAGGATACCTCGATCGAGGCGCTGGCGCGGCGCGTGCAGGAGCACATGACCCTGGCCTCCAaccccaccgcccgccgccacaAGTTCTGGGAGACGCAGCCGGTGGGCCAGTTCCGCGACGCCGCCGATTCCTCCCTCCCCGACGGCGCCATCGAGCCGCCCACCCCGCTCTCCGAGGTCCGTGCCGACCCTTacccgctccccgccgccttcgagtggtacACCtgcgacctcgacgacgacgccctcCTCACCGATCTCTACGCCCTCCTCGCCCACAACTACGTCGAGGACGACGAGAACATGTTCCGCTTCAACTACTCCCCCGCCTTCCTCCGCTGGGCGCTCCGCCCCCCTTCCTTCTTCCGCGCCTGGCACATCGGCGTCCGCGCCAGGGAGTCCAAGAAGCTCGTCGCCTTCATCTCCGGTGTCCCCGCGCGCATCCGCGCACGCGACGACGTCGTCCGCATGGCAGAGATCAACTTCCTTTGCGTCCACAAGAAGCTCCGATCCAAGCGCCTCGCCCCCGTGCTCATCCGCGAGGTCACCCGCCGCGTCCACCAGGAGAACATCTGGCAGGCTGCGTACACTGCGGGGGTTGTCCTCCCAACCCCCATCACCACCTGCCGGTACTGGCACCGATCCCTCAACCCCAAGAAGCTTATTGATGTTGGGTTCTCCCGTCTCGGACCTCGCATGACCATGAGTCGCACGGTTCGGCTCTACAAGCTGCCTGAAGCTCCGCTTACTCCTGGGTTCCGCCAGATGGAGCTAAGAGATGTCGCTGCGGTCACACGGCTGCTGAGGGCATACCTTGCGAAGTTCGTGGTGGCTCCGGACTTTGATGAGATGGATGTGGAGCACTGGCTGCTTCCTCGGGAGGATGTGGTGGACAGCTACCTCGTGGAGAGCCCTGAAACTCACGAGGTCACGGATTTCTGCAGCTTTTACACGCTACCCTCATCAGTGTTGAATAATGCCAACTATGCGACACTCAAGGCTGCATACTCGTACTACAATGTTTCCACCAAGACTCCGCTGCAGCAGCTGATGAACGATGCACTGATCGTGGCCAAGCAGAAGAACTATGATGTGTTCAACGCACTTGATGTCATGGAGAATGAATCATTCCTCAAGGAGCTCAAATTTGGTCCTGGAGATGGGCAGCTCCACTATTACCTTTATAACTATCGCATCCGCAATGGAATCAAGCCATCGGAGCTTGGCCTTGTGCTGCTATAG
- the LOC127766598 gene encoding probable magnesium transporter NIPA9: MWESVALTLAGAAGNNVGKVLQKKGTHILPPLSFKLKVIRAYALNRLWISGFLMDMCGAALMLTALSQAPVSVVQPIAGCGLAILCVFSHFYLKESMNGLDWVAITLAGLGTIGVGVGGEEQKVDKIPLFNIPWLVLSIVILFVLLNTWLHIYKRQRREQELTGPEVIEEIIYGLESGILFGISSVISKTGFVMSEMGFPKIVVPAAISCSVGCSAVGFVYQTRGLKHGRAIVVSTCTSVASIVSGVVAGMIALDEHLPTAPTGRFFLLLGWFFIITGVILLVSSTRIIARLPRSVQKFLKSNVERTHSIRRPSSARGKDPIPSTTIHASTLHLLTSPSKEKA; the protein is encoded by the exons ATGTGGGAGTCGGTGGCGCTCACgctggccggcgccgccggcaacaaCGTCGGCAAGGTCCTCCAGAAGAAGGGCACCCAcatcctccctcccctctccttcaaGCTCAAG GTGATTAGGGCGTACGCGTTGAACAGGCTCTGGATCAGCGGATTCCTCATGGACATGTGCGGCGCCGCGCTCATGCTCACCGCGCTCTCGCAGGCGCCG GTCTCCGTCGTGCAGCCGATCGCCGGCTGTGGCCTCGCCATACTCTGCGTGTTCTCCCATTTCTACCTCAAGGAGTCCATGAACGGGCTCGACTGGGTCGCCATCACATTGGCCGGTCTAGGCACGATAG GAGTTGGTGTTGGAGGCGAGGAGCAGAAAGTGGACAAAATTCCACTGTTCAATATACCTTGGCTGGTGCTCTCCATTGTCATCTTGTTT GTTCTTCTCAACACTTGGCTTCATATCTACAAAAGGCAAAGGCGTGAACAAGAGTTG ACTGGACCTGAAGTGATCGAGGAGATCATATATGGATTGGAATCTGGCATTCTGTTTGG GATTTCATCAGTGATATCTAAGACAGGATTCGTGATGTCTGAAATGGGTTTTCCAAAGATTGTTGTACCGGCTGCCATTTCTTGTAGTGTGGGCTGCAGTGCTGTGGGATTTGTTTATCAG ACTCGAGGTCTGAAGCATGGAAGGGCAATTGTTGTGTCCACTTGTACATCAGTTGCATCTATTGTGTCTGGCGTTGTAGCTGGTATGATTGCTCTTGATGAACATCTTCCCACAGCTCCCACGGGCCGCTTTTTTCTCTTACTTGGATG GTTCTTCATTATTACAGGAGTGATACTTCTTGTTAGTTCAACCCGGATAATTGCTCGGCTACCCAGATCTGTGCAGAAGTTTTTGAAGAGTAATGTGGAGCGTACCCACAGCATCAGGAGGCCTAGCTCAGCGCGAGGAAAGGACCCCATCCCAAGCACAACAATCCATGCATCCACATTGCATCTGCTAACATCTCCATCGAAAGAGAAGGCCTAG
- the LOC127783488 gene encoding probable cytokinin riboside 5'-monophosphate phosphoribohydrolase LOGL1 has product MGDNSAAAAAVAAPRGRFGRICVFCGSNAGNRAVFGDAALQLGQELVSRGIELVYGGGSVGLMGLIAQTVLDGGCGVLGVIPKALMPTEISGASVGEVKIVSDMHERKAEMARQSDAFIALPGGYGTMEELLEMITWSQLGIHDKPVGLLNVDGYYDPLLALFDKGAAEGFIKADCRQIIVSAPTAHELLRKMEQYTRSHQEVAPRTSWEMSELGYGKTPEES; this is encoded by the exons ATGGGCGAcaacagcgccgccgcggcggccgtggccgcgccgcgcggcaGGTTCGGCAGGATCTGCGTCTTCTGCGGCAGCAACGCCGGCAACCGCGCGGTGTTcggcgacgcggcgctccaGCTCGGGCAGGAGCTG GTGTCGAGAGGGATCGAGTTGGTCTACGGTGGCGGCAGCGTCGGGTTGATGGGCTTGATCGCGCAGACGGTTCTTGATGGCGGCTGCGGTGTTCTCGG GGTGATTCCAAAAGCACTCATGCCCACCGAG ATATCAGGTGCAAGTGTTGGAGAAGTGAAAATTGTGTCTGACATGCATGAGAGGAAAGCTGAGATGGCACGCCAATCCGATGCCTTCATCGCTCTTCCTG GAGGGTATGGAACAATGGAGGAGTTGTTAGAGATGATAACTTGGTCACAACTTGGAATTCATGACAAACCA GTTGGGTTGCTGAATGTGGACGGTTACTATGATCCGTTGCTTGCGCTATTTGATAAGGGTGCGGCAGAAGGATTTATTAAGGCCGATTGCAGACAAATAATTGTTTCGGCACCGACTGCGCATGAGCTGCTGAGAAAGATGGAG CAATACACTCGTTCACACCAGGAGGTAGCGCCACGTACAAGCTGGGAGATGTCAGAGCTTGGTTATGGAAAGACACCAGAGGAATCGTAG